One window of Chloroflexota bacterium genomic DNA carries:
- a CDS encoding YggT family protein produces the protein MFVHYLQLFIDYLFQALTLAIIGRALLSWFQLRPGNPFYPLAVILFQITEPILGPLRRILPPFGMIDLSPLVALLLLQVINSVLQQALVSAARSPF, from the coding sequence ATGTTCGTACACTACCTGCAGCTGTTCATCGACTATCTGTTCCAGGCGCTCACCCTGGCGATTATTGGGAGGGCGCTGCTGTCCTGGTTCCAGCTTCGTCCGGGCAATCCGTTCTATCCCCTCGCCGTGATCCTGTTCCAGATCACCGAGCCGATCCTCGGTCCGCTCCGACGAATCCTGCCACCGTTCGGCATGATCGACCTCTCGCCGCTTGTCGCGCTCCTGCTCCTCCAGGTCATCAACTCCGTATTGCAGCAGGCGCTCGTGAGCGCGGCGCGCAGCCCATTCTAG
- a CDS encoding YggS family pyridoxal phosphate-dependent enzyme has protein sequence MSIDERLAEVRRRVAEAAERSGRPPDAVRIVGVSKGHGPEVIASAIRAGLTDIGENRVQEAASKKPRVEGSAPPAHWHLVGHLQSNKAKAALDLFDTIHSIDSLRIAQRISSLSNRPIPVYLEVQFARTPDRFGFDPSELENIVREIAPLPNLVVTGLMTVAPLGLSKEDTRAVFRTLRARRDAVQQANSHIPPLGLSMGMTDDYPIAIEEGATVVRIGRAIFAD, from the coding sequence ATGTCGATTGACGAACGCCTGGCCGAGGTGCGCCGGAGGGTCGCTGAAGCCGCCGAACGAAGCGGACGTCCGCCAGATGCCGTCCGGATCGTCGGCGTGAGCAAGGGCCACGGGCCCGAGGTGATCGCCAGCGCGATTCGCGCAGGACTGACGGATATCGGCGAAAATCGCGTCCAAGAGGCTGCATCGAAAAAGCCACGAGTCGAAGGCTCGGCGCCGCCTGCCCATTGGCACCTTGTCGGTCACCTTCAGTCCAATAAGGCCAAAGCCGCTCTCGATCTCTTTGATACAATTCACTCAATTGACAGCCTGCGCATCGCTCAGCGCATTTCATCCCTGTCAAATCGGCCAATTCCGGTGTATCTCGAGGTCCAATTCGCGCGCACTCCGGACCGATTCGGGTTCGATCCCAGCGAATTGGAAAACATCGTTCGCGAAATCGCTCCGCTTCCGAACCTCGTGGTCACCGGATTGATGACGGTTGCTCCCTTGGGACTTTCCAAAGAGGACACGCGAGCAGTTTTCCGCACCCTGCGTGCGCGCCGAGACGCGGTGCAGCAGGCGAATTCCCATATCCCACCGCTGGGACTTTCGATGGGCATGACCGACGATTACCCGATCGCAATCGAGGAAGGGGCGACGGTCGTGCGTATCGGCCGCGCGATTTTCGCCGACTGA